One Aegilops tauschii subsp. strangulata cultivar AL8/78 chromosome 7, Aet v6.0, whole genome shotgun sequence genomic window carries:
- the LOC109771029 gene encoding thiamine thiazole synthase, chloroplastic, protein MAAMATTASSLLKTSFSGVRLPAAARTPSCVATPRAGAICNSISSSTPPYDLNAFKFSPIKESIVSREMTRRYMTDMITYADTDVVIVGAGSAGLSCAYELSKDPSISIAIIEQSVSPGGGAWLGGQLFSAMVVRKPAHLFLDELNIEYDEQEDYVVIKHAALFTSTVMSRLLARPNVKLFNAVAVEDLIVKENRVAGVVTNWALVSMNHDTQSCMDPNVMEAKVVVSSCGHDGPFGATGVKRLQDIGMIQAVPGMKALDMNTAEDAIVRLTREVVPGMIVTGMEVAEIDGAPRMGPTFGAMMISGQKAAHLALKALGRPNGIDGTLKNVTPALHPEMILAATNNGDIVDA, encoded by the exons ATGGCAGCCATGGCCACCACCGCTTCCAGCCTCCTCAAGACCTCCTTCTCCGGCGTCCGCCTCCCGGCGGCGGCCCGCACCCCGTCCTGCGTCGCCACCCCGCGCGCCGGCGCCATCTGcaactccatctcctcctccacCCCTCCCTACGACCTCAACGCCTTCAAGTTCAGCCCCATCAAGGAGTCCATCGTGTCCCGCGAGATGACCCGCCGCTACATGACCGACATGATCACCTACGCCGACACCGACGTTGTCATCGTCGGCGCCGGCTCCGCGGGGCTGTCCTGCGCGTACGAGCTCTCCAAGGACCCCTCCATCAGCATCGCCATCATCGAGCAGTCCGTGTCCCCCGGCGGCGGCGCCTGGCTCGGCGGCCAGCTCTTCTCCGCCATGGTCGTGCGCAAGCCGGCGCACCTCTTCCTCGACGAGCTCAACATCGAGTACGACGAGCAGGAGGACTACGTCGTCATCAAGCACGCCGCGCTCTTCACCTCCACGGTCATGAGCCGCCTCCTCGCGCGCCCCAACGTGAAGCTCTTCAACGCCGTCGCCGTGGAGGACCTCATCGTCAAGGAGAACCGCGTTGCCGGCGTCGTCACCAACTGGGCGCTCGTCTCCATGAACCACGACACACAGTCCTGCATGGACCCCAACGTCATGGAGGCCAAGGTCGTGGTGAGCTCCTGCGGCCACGACGGGCCCTTCGGCGCCACCGGGGTCAAGCGGCTCCAAGACATCGGCATGATCCAGGCGGTGCCCGGGATGAAGGCGCTCGACATGAACACCGCCGAGGATGCCATCGTGCGCCTCACCCGCGAGGTGGTCCCCGGCATGATTGTCACCGGCATGGAGGTCGCCGAGATCGACGGCGCCCCGAGAATG GGCCCGACCTTCGGCGCCATGATGATCTCCGGCCAGAAGGCGGCGCACCTGGCGCTCAAGGCCCTCGGCCGGCCGAACGGCATCGACGGGACGCTCAAGAACGTGACCCCGGCGCTGCACCCGGAGATGATCCTGGCGGCGACCAACAACGGCGACATCGTGGACGCCTAA